In Posidoniimonas corsicana, the genomic window CTGCACCCGCTTCATTGCCCAAGTTAAGCGATCAGCCGCGGAGTTTTGTCCCCTTAACGCATACTTCATCCTTAGGGACAAAAGTCGCCTCCCTTCCGAGGACTTTGATTCGCAAACACCTTCAGGCCAGAGACTTGCGACCAATTCACCATTCCTTAACAGGCTACTTTTGTCCATTTCGGACGCAAACAGGGGACAAAACTCTGGCCGGTCGCACGGATCAGCGGTGGCCCTAGCCCCAAGCGGAGCAGCTAGCGAGCGAACAGCTTCGGCCCGCAACGCTCCATTAGACCCCATCGGGTGGCTGGTTCCCACTGCTTTCTGGCACGCCGGTGGTTGCTAGTAACGGCCGAAGGCGTCTTGACCCCGCGGCCTGACGGGACCTAGTATCCGCCGCCTCTCTCTCGGGCGAGGGGAACCACCGACGCTGCGCGGCCGTACCGATCGACTGGAGACCACTACGATTTTCCGCCGGACCTTCCGACTCTGCTGGGGCTGCGTAAAGTGGGGCGCTGGGATTGCGCTCGTGCTGGCGGTCGCGGTCGGTGGGTACCTGTACTTCAAGCTCGACGAAGAGATCACCCACTTCGCGCAGCAGTACCTCGCCGCGCAGTACGCCGACCTGGACGTGCGGGTCGAGGCCGCCCGCTACGTGCCGGGCAGCGGGGTCATGATCACCGGCATCCGGGTGGCCGAGCCGCAGGTGGGCGCCCCGGCCCGGCCGCTGCTCACAGTGCCCGAGCTGCGTCTGGTCGGCTCGATCGACGTCGAGGCCCTGACCACCCGCAAGCCGAAGATCGAGCGGATCGAGGCGATCCGGCCCGAGCTGCACGCCGTGCGTCTGGCCGACGGCCGCTGGAACCTCGAGCGGCTCCGCCCCACTGCCGAATCCGACGGACCGGCCGGCGTGCCGCTGCACATCCACGGCGCCACGGTCGTGGTGTCCGACGCCGCCAAGCCGGACGCCGAGCCGATCACGCTCCGCAACGTCGACCTCAAGCTGACCACCGGCCCCGCCGCCCCCGGCGCCGCGCCCGGAGTCGAGCGTGTGAAGATCGAGGGGCAGGCGCAGGACACGCTCGCCCAGCTCATCAAGGTCAACGGCGCCGCCGACACCGACGGTGGGCGGCTCGACGTCACGATCGACGTGTCGCAGCTCGGCCTCACCACCGGGCGGCTGATGGCCGCGCCGGGGCTGTCGCCGCTGCTGCTGGCCGGCGCGACGGTCGAAGCCATGGTCGACGCCCGCACCACCATCAAGCGGCTCTCGCCCGCCGGCCCGCTCGACTGGAAGTGCGACTTCAAAGTCAGCAAGGGCACGCTCGCGCACCCGCTGATCCCCAAGCAGATGACCGAGGTCGAGCTCCGGGGAGACTGCGACCCGGCCGGCGTCCGCATCGAGCAGGCCAACGCCAAGAACGGCGGCGCCGAGCTGAACGGCGCGCTCAACATGCTGGGCTGGGGCCCCCAGGCCCGCGCAGCCGGCTGGCTGCGGGCGCTGAAGCTGGAGCTCAACTCGGACCTCTACCGTTCGCTCCCCGACTCGCTCAAGCGTTCCTGGGACCGTTTCGACCCGACCGGCGAGGTCGACGCGCTGGCGTACTTCTGGACCTCGCCCGGCCGCATCTGGTCGGACGTGAAGCTCGACGGACGGAACCTGACCTTCGAGGACAAGAAGAAATTCCCGTTCCGGCTAACGTCGGGGACCGGCTCGCTCCGGTTTGTCGACAAGCAGGCGAAGGAGCAGTCGCGGCTGACGGTGTCGATCAGCGCCGAGGCGGACGGACGGCCGGTGCAGATCGGCGGCGAATTCCAAGGCCTCCCCCAGCCGCCCGAGCGGCGGGGCGAGTGCCCGGTAGGCTACCTGAAGGTGACCGGCACGTCGCTGCGGGTCAGCCCGCGCCTGCTAGCAGCGCTCCCCGACAACGCCCGCGGCGTGGTGCAGTCGCTCCGCCCGGCCGGCGAGTTCGGCGTCACCTGGACGATGCGGCGGGACTCGCTGCAGGAGCCCGAGCCGACCTTCGCCACCGACCTGGTGATCCACGACGGCGCCATCCGCTACGACAAGTTCCCCTACCCCATCCGCCGCCTGACCGGCACGGTGCAGCAGCGCGACAAGCGGTGGACGTTCTCCGACCTACGCGCCCGCGGCGACGGCGGGGTCACGACCCTCACCGCCGCCGGCACGTTCGACGCGGCGGCCACACCGCCGCGGCTGGACCTGCAGATCAACGGCGGCGGCGTCCCGCTAGACGAAACGCTCCGCGCCGCCCTGCCCCCCCCCCAGCAGCAGGCGTGGGCCGCGCTGCGCCCTAGCGGGCGGGTGTCGTTCGAGTCGCGGGTCGGCTACTCGGCCGGCGACCCGGCCCCGCAGATCAACCTCACCGCCCGGCCGGTAGGCGACACCGTTTCCCTGATGCCGACGTTCTTCGAGTACGGGCTCGAGGCGCTGCAGGGGGAGTTCGAGATCACCGACGGCGAGGTCCGCTTTGTTCAGGCCCGCGCCCGACACGGCCCCACCCGGCTGATGTCCGACGGGCACTACCAGCGTGACGAGCAGAACGGCTGGCGGTTCGACCTGGTGAACCTCAACGTCGAGCGGCTGGCCATCAACTCCGACTTCCGCGCTGCGGCGCCGCTCGAGCTCAAAAAGGTAATCGACTGCCTCGAGCCCCAGGGCGGCGTCGGCGTGCACCGGGGGCGGCTCACCTTCGCGCACAATGGCGACCCCGCACGGCCGGTGCAGGCCAACTGGGACCTGTTCGTCGACTGCCTGCAGCTGGACGTTAACGTCGGCGCGCGGGTGGACGACGTCAACGGCACCGTGCGCGTGGTGGGGGACAGCGTCGCCGGCCGCTCGTTCGGCGAGCTGCAGCTCGACAGCCTGCTGTGGAACGGCATGCAGCTGACCAACGTCACCGGACCACTGTACTGCGACCGCAGCATCTGCCGCCTGGGCCGCGGGGTCGCGGACCTGCAGCGCGGCCAGCCCCGGCCCATCACCGCCCAGGCCTACGGCGGCGTCGTGACGATGGACGGGCACGCCGTGCACGGCGCCCTCGCCAAGTACGGCATGGGCGTCACGCTCAAGGCGATCGACCTCGAGCGGCTCAGCAACGACTACCTGCACAACACCGCTGGCATGACCGGCAAAGTCGATGGCCAGGTCACCCTGCAGGGCACCGGCAACAAGATCTACGGGCTGACCGGCAGCGGCCACCTCGAGGCGACCGACGCCGACCTCTACGAGCTGCCGCTGCTGGTGTCGATGCTCAAAGTGCTCCGCAACCGCCCGGTCGACTCCACCGCGTTCAACACCGTGACCACCGACTTCACGATGCGGGGCGAGCACATCCAGTTCCAGAAGCTGGACCTGGAGGGCGACGCCATCAGCCTGTACGGCCGCGGCGAGGCGAGCCTCGACCGCCGCCTGAACCTGGTTTTCCACACGATGGTCGGACGCAACGGTTTTGCGGCGCCGGTGCTCCGCACGCTGGCCGGCCAGGCAAGCGAGCAACTGCTCAAGATCAAGGTGACCGGCCTGATGGAGGAAGCGGTCGTAACGCCTGAGACGCTGCCCCTTGTGAGCAACGTGATCCAGCAGCTGCAGCAAGACTTCAGCCCCCAGCCGCTCACCCGCCCCGCCCAGCTGCCCGGCTCGGCCGCCCAGAGAAGGTAGACCCCACCGAAGAATTCTCACCGAATGCGCACCCTGGAAACGTAGAGTAGAGAGCCGGCCGCTCGCCCCACTGGGCAGCCACCGCCCGGCCCACCGCTAACAGCCAATCGCTCCGGAGGACACGTTCCATGAGCATCGGACCGTTAGGAGGCGTCATCGGCAGCGCAGCCGGGGCGCCACTCTCGCAGACCAAGGGATCGGAGACCGAACGCGCCGCCCGCGAGGGCGCCGCGCAGGACAACCGGGTGGCGTCCGAGAAGCACGCCGACGCGGCGTCCGGCATTGGCACCACCGAAGAGGACCAGGGTGCCGAAGACCGCGACGCCGACGGCCGCCGACTGTGGGAAGACCCCGCCGACGACGACGGCGAGCAGGACGAGCACCCGACCGAAGAGCAGCCCGAAACCCCGCCGCAGCCAACCGACAAGCGGGTGAAAGACCCCAAGGGCGAAGCGGGGAGTCGGTTGGATCTGTTAGGGTAGGCCACGCGTACTACTCTGACGCGGCAGCGAGGACTTGCGCCAGCGCCACTTTCTCGTAGCCATCGTCGCCAGACTGTGGAGACTGTGCGGCAGGTCGTCAACTCTGTGGCGAGCCTGGCTACGGCCGCGGGTTCGGCCACGAAGCGGGGCTCGCCGGGGTGCCGCTGGGGGGGTAGGTCGGCGCCGCGGGCTGCTGGGGCCAGCCGCCAGCGGGGGCGCCGCCCGGGTTGGAATTGGGCCAGCCGCCCGCGGCCCCGGCGACCGGCCACTGCTGACCCGCCTGCGGCTGCGGTTGACCGGGCTGCGAAGCATGCTGCTGGGTCGGCCAGATCGGCTGCTGTTGCTGCGGGGGCATCGTCGGCGCCTGCGTCCCGCCGCCGTTCTGCAGGCCCTGCTCGATCCGCTGGATCACCGGGGCAATGACGTCGTGCACCTCGGGCGGGACCACCGACTCGGTCTTGTCCAGAGCCACGGCGATCGTGCGGCCCGACTTGGTCGACAGGATCCACTCCTTCTGCCCCTGCGGCAGCAGGGTCACGGCGAAGAAAGTGATCCCCACGCACCACAGGGCACCGCGGGCGGCGCCGATCAGCGCGCCCATCTGGTGGTCGAAGCCCTCCATCTTGACCTTGTCGATCGCGCCACGGACGACCCGGAAGCCCATCCAGATCACGAACGATGTGCCGATGTAGATCACCAGCATCGCGATGAACTTGTTCCACGGCGCCGAGTCGCCGAACATCGGCGCCATCTGGTCCGCGAACTTGAGCGCCACGAAGTAGCTGGCGATCAGCGACCCCAGGTAAGCGAGCTGCCAGGCCATGCCCTTGGAGTAGCCGTGCAGCGTCAGGCCAGCCATCACGGCGATCATCAGGAAGTCGTACGGCTGCATCGGCGGAGCGGGTCGTGGCGGGTGCGGGCGGTAGGGGTTGGGCGGGGAAGTATACCCGTCGGGCGCCGGGCGGCGAATATCAACCAGGCCCGGCGGCCGCGGCGGGTGCTGGCGCCGCATGCGAAACCGGCGTTGTGCGACCGACCCGCAGAAGCTACCCTCGCGCGAGAACACCCGCCAGACGGACCAACCCGAACCACGGAGCGGTCGGCGGCGTAACTAGGGCGGGTCCGCGTTGCGGCGGCGCCACGCGGCGCTTGTGATTCGTGTTGCCCCGCCGCCACGCGACCGCGTAAGATCGGAATACCCTGAAAAGTGAGCGTGCCCGCGCTGACTGGCCTTTTGACGAAACCCATGGACGGACCGACGCCAACGCGTCGATCCCCCTTGTACGCTCGTCGAAGGGTCACGCGTCCGCGTGACCGCCGCATGGAGGGGACGCCGCGTAACAGGCCCTGCCGACAGGAGTCGGCGATTGAGGGCCGGGACACGGCGAAAGTGGTTGATGGATCTGCCACGCGACGCACCGCGGGGCCGCCCACTGGGTCGGCCGGTGCATCAGAGCGGTTTGTATTCAGTCACACCACGCACAACCTTCGTTAGACTCGCCCCGCAGAACCAACCCGCGGGGCAGCGGCACATCGGGGAGCAAGAGACATGCAGATTCACGGCGCCACCCACGTTCACGGACCCCAGGGCCTGGCCGGCCCGCACTCCAACCGCCCCTCGCAGGGCGCGTCGGCGCCGCGGCCGCAGACGGTCGACCAGCTGGATATCTCGCCCGAGGCGGCGGCCGCTTCCGGCGCCGGCGAGGTCCGTACCGACCTGGTCAACAGCCTAAAGAGCCAGATCGCCTCCGGCGCCTACGAGACGCCCGAGAAGCTCGACGCCGCCCTCGACCGCCTGCTGGACCAGATCGGCTAGGCCCCGAAAGCGGGGGGCCGCCCGGCGGGCCCGACGCCTTCGGTTGTTCAAACCTTGCCGCCCATCTAGACTGTAAGTGTCGCCCCTTTCGGGCAGTTTGCAGTCCCGCGGCCGCTACCCTGCCGCCGCGCACCCCAGACAGGCAGCATGGCAGAGGACCTCTCACAAGACTTTTCGCTGGGCGAAGTGCAGGTCGCCTCCTCCCCGCAGGAGCGGTTCGAGGAGTACCTGCAGAGCAAGGGCCAGCGGATCACGCAGCAGCGTCGGGCGCTGGTGGAGTGCGTGTTCGAGAAGCACGAGCACTTCGACGCCGACGAGCTGCTGGAGATGGTCGCGCGCCACGCCGAGGGCGCGTCGGTCAGCCGGGCCACCGTCTACCGCACGCTGGACGAGCTGGTCAAAGCCGGCCTGCTCCGCAAGATGGACCTGGGCGGCCGCGCAGTCTACGAGCACGACTACGGCTACCCCCAGCACGACCACCTCTACTGCCAGCAGTGCCACAAGCTGATCGAGTTCCGCAGCGAGGAGCTCATGGAGATCCGTGACGCCGTGGCCGCCAAGCACAGCTTCCGCGTCACCGGCCACCGGCTGATTGTGTCGGGCGTGTGCGAGGAGTGCAGCCAGAAGCGGCACCGCCGGCACTCGCCGCTCGACCTCATCTGAGCGGGCCCGCGCCGATGGAGACCGTCCTCATCACCGGCGCCAGCTCCGGCATCGGCCGAGAGCTCGCCAAGCTGTTCGCCGCCGACGGTGCCCGGCTGGTGCTGGTCGCCCGCCGCGAGCAGCGGCTGCACGAGCTGGCCAACGAGCTGCGCCGCGACCACAAGACCGACTCGATCGTGATCGCCAAGGACCTGGCCGACCCGGCCGCGCCGCGCGCGCTGTTCGACCACCTGGCCGCCGAGCAGGTCGAGGTAGACGTGCTGGTCAACAACGCCGGCTTCGGCGCCCTCGGCCGGTTCATCTGGCTGCCCCCCGACCGGCAGACCGCCATGGCCCAGCTGAACGTGGTGACGCTGACCGAGCTGACCCGGCTGTTCATGCAGGGCATGGCCAACCGGAACCGGGGCGGCGTGCTGAACGTGGCGTCGACCGCCTCGTTCCAACCCGGCCCCTACATGGCCGTGTACTACGCCAGCAAGGCGTACGTGCGGTTCCTCAGCGAGGCCCTGGCCCACGAGTTCCGCACCACCGACATCACGGTCAGCTGCCTGTGCCCCGGCCCCACCGAGACCGAGTTCGGCGCCGACTCGGGCATGGAGTCGACCGCGCTGTTCTGGTCGACCATGACCGCCGAGCGCGTCGCCGCGATCGGCTATCACGGCTTCCGCCGCGGCAAGCGGGTTATCGTGCCGGGCCTGCTGAACAAGATCGGCGCGTACGCCGTCCGGTTCACGCCCCCCCTCCTCGTGCGGACGCTGATCGGCAAGATCCAGCACCCCAAGGACTAGGCGCCGTTCGCTGCGGCGTCCCTCGTTAGCGCCGCCGCAGACGCAGCCGGCCCGCCGCCCCCGCAGCCCTACACCCTCAGCTCGTCGCCGCCGGCGGCCTGCTCGCCCAGCCGCGCGAGAACCGGCTCGACCACCTCGGCCAGGAACTCGTCGACCTGCTCCGGCGCGCGGCCCACCAGGCCCGACGCGTCGACCGCGGCGTCGACGTCCACGCCGGCGAAGGCCGGGTCCTTCCGCAGCCGGTCCAGCAAGTCGTTGTCGCCGCCCTCCTGCTTCACCACCGCGGCGGCCGCCTGGCTGTGCTGGCGGATCACCTCGTGCAGGTCCTGGCGGTCGCCGCCGGCGCGGACGGCCTCCATCAGCAGGTTCTCGGTGGCCATGAACGGCAGCTCGGCCGCCAGGTTCCGCTCGATCACCTTCGGGTACACCACCAGCCCGCTGGCCACGTTGTGGTAGATCGACAGCACCGCGTCGATCCCCAAGAACGCCTGCGGCAGCGACAGCCGGCGGTTGGCCGAGTCGTCGAGCGTGCGCTCCATCCACTGCGTGGCGTGCGTGTCGGCGCCGTTGGCGGTGAGGCTCATCACGTAGCGGGCCAGGCCGCAGATCCGCTCACTCCGCATCGGGTTCCGCTTGTAGGCCATCGCCGAGCTGCCAATCTGGTGCTTCTCGAACGGCTCCTCCAGCTCCTTGCGGTTGGCCAGCAGGCGGATGTCGGTGGCCGCCTTGTGGCAGCTGCCGGCCAGCCCGCCCAGCGTGCTCAGCACGTGCGTGTCGACGCCCCGCGGGTAGGTCTGCCCGGTGACCGCGTAGGTCTGGTCGAAGCCCATCTTCTGCGAGACCAGCGTTTCCAGCTCGCGCACCTTGGTGTGGTCGCCGTCAAACAACTCCAGGAAGCTGGCCTGCGTGCCGGTGGTGCCCTTGGTGCTGCGGGCGCGGAGGGTCGCCAGGCGGTGCTCCACCTCCTCCAGGTCGAGGATCAGGTCGTAGCACCACAGCGTGGCCCGCTTGCCAACCGTGGTCGGCTGGGCCGGCTGCATGTGGGTGAAGCCGAGGGTCGGCAACGCGCGGTGCTCGCGGGCGAAGTCGTCCAGCGCCCGGATCACGGCCACCAGCCGGTCGCGCACCAGTTCCAGCGACTCACGGATCAGGATCAGGTCGGTATTGTCGACCACGAAGTTGCTGGTCGCGCCGAGGTGGATGATCGCCTTGGCGCCGGGGCACTGGTCGCCGTACGCGTGCACGTGGGCCATGACGTCGTGCCGCAGCTTCTTCTCATAGGCGGCGGCGTTGTCGAAGTCGATCTGGTCGACGTTCGCCCGCAGCTCGTTGAGCTGCTCCTCGCTGATGGGCAAACCGAGCTCGGCCTCGGCCTCGGCCAGCGCGACCCACAGCCGCCGCCAGGTGCTGAACTTCTTCTGCGCGCCCCACAGGGCGGCCATCTTGCGCGAGGCGTAGCGGGTGATCAGGGGGTTGTCGTAGTACTCGGACATTGGGTTGGCTATGGGCTGTTGGCTGCCGGCTGTTGGCTATGGGAATGCGGTTACATGTTCGTCAAATCGTCCTCGCCGCGGCTGCCGACGATCGCGTCGAGCGCGGCGCCGATCGCGCTGGCCTGCTCGGACGTGTGGTCCTTCCGCAGGTAGATGCGGCACGCGCGGTGGGCCAGCGGCAGCTGCTTGAACAGCTGGTCGTCGGTCAGCGGGTACACCTTGCCGGTAGCCGGGCTGTACTGGAAGTTCTGCCCGGCGGTGGCCGCCAGCGCGTCGGGCCGGTAGATGTGCCGCGGCAGGTCGATCTGCATCGGCAGGTCGCGCATCTCGCCGGGCAGCTTGCCGCGGAGCACCTGCTCCAGCACGTTCTCGTCGGCGAACACGCTGGTCTGCTCGCTCTCGCCCTCGCGCACGGTCTGGTTGCGGTCCTCGACGCAGACCCAGTCGACCTGCCGCTCCAGCAGCCGGTCCCACCGCTGGCCCAGCGAGCGGGTGGCTGGGTCGTCGAACTTGCTCCACCGCGACACGTCGATCAGCAGCGACCACTCGGTGAACCCGCGGTAGTCCTCCAGGTGCTCCAGCGGGTTGCCGGGGAACAGCAGCTCGCGGCTGTCGCGGAACAGGCCCTCGAGCGTCTTGTCGATCGCCCGCACGGTGCGGTGGAAGTAGACCGCGCGGAACAGCTCGCTCTTGGTCTGCACGAACTTCAAGAGCGCGTTCATCCCCTTCTGGTGGATGGTCAGCCCGCGGTCGCTGAAGAAGCTGTACCGCAGCAGCCGGTCAAGGTCGTACGCCCGCGAGCTGTAGCCGGACATGTACGCGTCGCGGAGCACAAAGTCCATGTTGTCCACGGTGTACAGGCCGCAGAACAGGCTCCGCAGCAGGATCAGCCAGCGGGGGTGCTGGTCGGCGTCGTGCGTTTTGGGCCGCATGATCAGCGTGGCCACCTGCGCCGGGTCGAGCGACTCGCCGTCGGCCATCCGGGTGTTGGGGCACTCCCGCACGCCGCGGAGCAGCTCGCCCAGCTCGTGCTCGATGATGTGCGCGCCCAGCACCTCGTGGTTCAGGCCGTAGTGCGGCTTCAGGAAGTGCGCGTCGAAGAAATGCCCGAACGGCCCGTGGCCGACGTCGTGCAGCAGGGCCGCCATGCGGGCCAGGCACTCAACATAGCCGCGGCTGGGCACGTCGCCGTGGCAGACCTCGTGCAGGCTGGGGTACAGCGCATCGACCGTGCGGCTGGCCATGTGCATGGCGCCCACCACGTGCTGAAACCGCGTGTGCTCGGCCGAGGGGTACACCCACCAGGCGGTCTGCAGCTGGTGGATCTGCCGCAGCCGCTGCAGCCAGGGGTTGTCCAGCAGCGTCCGCTCCGACACCTCGCCGGGCGGCACAATCGACGTGAACGGGATGTACCCGTGCACCGGGCAGTGCAGCAGGCTCTCGCGGGTGAAGTCCTTCATCCGAGGTATTTTGAAGGGGGAAGGCGGACGGCGGAAGGGGGAAGGGGGAGCGGTTGGCGGCGCCTAGCGGCCGGTTGGAAGTTGGAGATTGGAAGTTGGCGGCCGACGGCAACCCGAGCGCCCCCCCAGCCGACGGATTACATCCGGCGGAGACCCCGGGGTTGGGTCGGTCCGCCAGGAGAGCGTACACCGGGGCATCCGACGGATGTAATCCGTCGGCTAGGGGGAAGTTGTAGTGCCGCGTCCCGCTACGCTTGCCGTCCGCCCAAAGT contains:
- a CDS encoding AsmA-like C-terminal region-containing protein, with amino-acid sequence MLAVAVGGYLYFKLDEEITHFAQQYLAAQYADLDVRVEAARYVPGSGVMITGIRVAEPQVGAPARPLLTVPELRLVGSIDVEALTTRKPKIERIEAIRPELHAVRLADGRWNLERLRPTAESDGPAGVPLHIHGATVVVSDAAKPDAEPITLRNVDLKLTTGPAAPGAAPGVERVKIEGQAQDTLAQLIKVNGAADTDGGRLDVTIDVSQLGLTTGRLMAAPGLSPLLLAGATVEAMVDARTTIKRLSPAGPLDWKCDFKVSKGTLAHPLIPKQMTEVELRGDCDPAGVRIEQANAKNGGAELNGALNMLGWGPQARAAGWLRALKLELNSDLYRSLPDSLKRSWDRFDPTGEVDALAYFWTSPGRIWSDVKLDGRNLTFEDKKKFPFRLTSGTGSLRFVDKQAKEQSRLTVSISAEADGRPVQIGGEFQGLPQPPERRGECPVGYLKVTGTSLRVSPRLLAALPDNARGVVQSLRPAGEFGVTWTMRRDSLQEPEPTFATDLVIHDGAIRYDKFPYPIRRLTGTVQQRDKRWTFSDLRARGDGGVTTLTAAGTFDAAATPPRLDLQINGGGVPLDETLRAALPPPQQQAWAALRPSGRVSFESRVGYSAGDPAPQINLTARPVGDTVSLMPTFFEYGLEALQGEFEITDGEVRFVQARARHGPTRLMSDGHYQRDEQNGWRFDLVNLNVERLAINSDFRAAAPLELKKVIDCLEPQGGVGVHRGRLTFAHNGDPARPVQANWDLFVDCLQLDVNVGARVDDVNGTVRVVGDSVAGRSFGELQLDSLLWNGMQLTNVTGPLYCDRSICRLGRGVADLQRGQPRPITAQAYGGVVTMDGHAVHGALAKYGMGVTLKAIDLERLSNDYLHNTAGMTGKVDGQVTLQGTGNKIYGLTGSGHLEATDADLYELPLLVSMLKVLRNRPVDSTAFNTVTTDFTMRGEHIQFQKLDLEGDAISLYGRGEASLDRRLNLVFHTMVGRNGFAAPVLRTLAGQASEQLLKIKVTGLMEEAVVTPETLPLVSNVIQQLQQDFSPQPLTRPAQLPGSAAQRR
- a CDS encoding CvpA family protein, which translates into the protein MQPYDFLMIAVMAGLTLHGYSKGMAWQLAYLGSLIASYFVALKFADQMAPMFGDSAPWNKFIAMLVIYIGTSFVIWMGFRVVRGAIDKVKMEGFDHQMGALIGAARGALWCVGITFFAVTLLPQGQKEWILSTKSGRTIAVALDKTESVVPPEVHDVIAPVIQRIEQGLQNGGGTQAPTMPPQQQQPIWPTQQHASQPGQPQPQAGQQWPVAGAAGGWPNSNPGGAPAGGWPQQPAAPTYPPSGTPASPASWPNPRP
- a CDS encoding flagellar biosynthesis anti-sigma factor FlgM, whose protein sequence is MQIHGATHVHGPQGLAGPHSNRPSQGASAPRPQTVDQLDISPEAAAASGAGEVRTDLVNSLKSQIASGAYETPEKLDAALDRLLDQIG
- a CDS encoding Fur family transcriptional regulator, whose protein sequence is MAEDLSQDFSLGEVQVASSPQERFEEYLQSKGQRITQQRRALVECVFEKHEHFDADELLEMVARHAEGASVSRATVYRTLDELVKAGLLRKMDLGGRAVYEHDYGYPQHDHLYCQQCHKLIEFRSEELMEIRDAVAAKHSFRVTGHRLIVSGVCEECSQKRHRRHSPLDLI
- a CDS encoding SDR family NAD(P)-dependent oxidoreductase, whose product is METVLITGASSGIGRELAKLFAADGARLVLVARREQRLHELANELRRDHKTDSIVIAKDLADPAAPRALFDHLAAEQVEVDVLVNNAGFGALGRFIWLPPDRQTAMAQLNVVTLTELTRLFMQGMANRNRGGVLNVASTASFQPGPYMAVYYASKAYVRFLSEALAHEFRTTDITVSCLCPGPTETEFGADSGMESTALFWSTMTAERVAAIGYHGFRRGKRVIVPGLLNKIGAYAVRFTPPLLVRTLIGKIQHPKD
- the purB gene encoding adenylosuccinate lyase, which produces MSEYYDNPLITRYASRKMAALWGAQKKFSTWRRLWVALAEAEAELGLPISEEQLNELRANVDQIDFDNAAAYEKKLRHDVMAHVHAYGDQCPGAKAIIHLGATSNFVVDNTDLILIRESLELVRDRLVAVIRALDDFAREHRALPTLGFTHMQPAQPTTVGKRATLWCYDLILDLEEVEHRLATLRARSTKGTTGTQASFLELFDGDHTKVRELETLVSQKMGFDQTYAVTGQTYPRGVDTHVLSTLGGLAGSCHKAATDIRLLANRKELEEPFEKHQIGSSAMAYKRNPMRSERICGLARYVMSLTANGADTHATQWMERTLDDSANRRLSLPQAFLGIDAVLSIYHNVASGLVVYPKVIERNLAAELPFMATENLLMEAVRAGGDRQDLHEVIRQHSQAAAAVVKQEGGDNDLLDRLRKDPAFAGVDVDAAVDASGLVGRAPEQVDEFLAEVVEPVLARLGEQAAGGDELRV
- a CDS encoding HD domain-containing protein → MKDFTRESLLHCPVHGYIPFTSIVPPGEVSERTLLDNPWLQRLRQIHQLQTAWWVYPSAEHTRFQHVVGAMHMASRTVDALYPSLHEVCHGDVPSRGYVECLARMAALLHDVGHGPFGHFFDAHFLKPHYGLNHEVLGAHIIEHELGELLRGVRECPNTRMADGESLDPAQVATLIMRPKTHDADQHPRWLILLRSLFCGLYTVDNMDFVLRDAYMSGYSSRAYDLDRLLRYSFFSDRGLTIHQKGMNALLKFVQTKSELFRAVYFHRTVRAIDKTLEGLFRDSRELLFPGNPLEHLEDYRGFTEWSLLIDVSRWSKFDDPATRSLGQRWDRLLERQVDWVCVEDRNQTVREGESEQTSVFADENVLEQVLRGKLPGEMRDLPMQIDLPRHIYRPDALAATAGQNFQYSPATGKVYPLTDDQLFKQLPLAHRACRIYLRKDHTSEQASAIGAALDAIVGSRGEDDLTNM